Genomic window (Peromyscus leucopus breed LL Stock chromosome 15, UCI_PerLeu_2.1, whole genome shotgun sequence):
TTCTGCATAATAGACAACACAGTATATTGCTTATtcttttttctgaagagaaatacttggattgtttcttcctttcaggTCTTGGGTCCAGAGCTATAACGAACATAAATGTACATAGCTGAGGCCCTGTTCCcagttctttgggtatataccaaGTAGAGTTGCAAAGTCCTTTGATAATACTTATATTTAACTTTAGAAATAAATCACTGTCAGCTTGGATAATTCTATGTTCAGCCTCAATCACAGAAGCATGGCTTTCTGAACACAGGAAGATCCCCAGAGACACCTGTGACAGGACACTCAGGGAATGAGGCATTAGCCAGAGAAGGACAATGAGCCTGCACACAGGATTGTGGACTGGTTCTCTCTACAGATGGCCTCTATTTCCTCCGCACGGAGAATGGTGTCATCTACCAGACTTTCTGTGACATGACCACTGCAGgtggtggctggaccctggtggCCAGTGTGCATGAGAACAACATGCTTGGGAAGTGCACAGTGGGCGATCGCTGGTCCAGTCAGCAAGGCAACAGAATCGACTACCCAGAGGGAGATGGCAACTGGGCCAACTACAACACCTTTGGGTCTGCAGAGGGGGCCACAAGTGATGACTACAAGGTTGGTACACTCTGTGGCCACTTGGGAAAGGGTGAGGATGTGAGTGTAGTCCAAGCATGCCAGGGAGGGGGTTGGAAGGTTGCCCTTCAACATAGGGCTGAAGAAGTGAAAATATTCATCTTGAATCTCAGCATCCTCCCAAGTAGGATTTCTAGTAAGTAGCTAGTAGCACTGGGAACTTTATCCTTAGAAATGGGAGTATCAGAGCATGCCTGGTCATCTGTCCAAATAGAGCCCAGAGATAAACTGTGCTGAGGACTCTGCATGTGGGTCTTTCACTTAGTGAAACCTCCTGATATGGCCAAGCTTATTGTTGGTTGCTTTCCAGAACCCTGGCTACTTCGACATCCAGGCTGAGAACCTGGGTATCTGGCATGTGCCCAACAAGAGCCCCCTGCACAATTGGAGGAACAGTTCCCTGCTGAGGTACCGCACCTTCAGTGGCTTCCTACAGCACCTGGGCCATAATCTGTTTGGCCTGTACCAGGTACTGGAGACTGCTGGCTGAGGCTGCTTTTCATGGatgtggagagagaggcaggtgttTGAAGTTGAGCAAGTTTTATTCCATGTTTTCCTAATTTAATTGTAGtaagccaaaaaagaaaatggatatggGTATacgggaaagagaggagaggagagaagtatagggaggtagagagaagagaaaagaagaggagaagggagggaaggggaggggaggagagagagagggagggtaaAGTCTAGGGTCAAAGAGACACAGACCAAGGAAAGGATTCTTTCTTATCTGACTAGTTTGGAAACAATCTGTTACTGGACACATGCTGTTCTTCTCCATGCAGGGCAGTGTTCCTGTGAGTGCCAATGCTGCCATCCTTACCCAGTGACTTCTTTTGTTCCTTGTAGAACTACCCGGTGAAATATGGAGCAGGGAAGTGTTGGACTGACAATGGTCCAGTAATACCTGTGGTCTACGACTTCGGTGATGCTCAGAATGCAACCTCTTATTACTCACCCAATGGCCAGAGTGAGTCTTCAGTGCTCCTCGGAACCCTGTGCAGGACTGTTATAACAACAAACTGTCATTTACCATGCACTACAGCCTTCTTCTCTTCTATGAATGTGTTTTGTTTCACTTCATTCAATTGCTTGTCCTTGGCTCTCAACTACTACTAACCCATTTTACAGCCTAGGAGACTGGATCACTAAAGGTCCAAAACTTGCCTGAGAACACAGGGTATCAGCAGGAGATCTGCATTTGCTCTGAAGAAATGTGGCTATAAAGTCAATTCTAGCAAAACTGATATCATCCAGTGGTTTCTCAGACACAGGCCAGGTCCATGTGCAAGggggagaaaaacagaacaaaatcgggtaaaacaattaaaaaaatagagtttTATTTCTACTGTGAGGGGTGACTatcatgttatttaaaataaatcaaaggtGACAAATACCCTTTATAGATGTTGAAGCTGTACTGTGTAAATTTAAAACTCTTGTTCTTTATTCTTGgcatataaaagttaaaaattaaagggAACAAGGAAAGTGTGATAGGACCAGAGTCAATACACTTGCTACCTGCTGTGATGGTCCACTGGAGGTTGTCAGGGTGATCTTCCCGGGCTACTAAATTTCTTCATACAAGCCTTCCATAGACTAGGGTCTTTTTGAAGACCCACTCTTAGACTCTGGGATTTGGAATAACTTCCTGTTAGCTGTGTTTGTGGTTGGGATGTTTCAGCCATTGGACTTGGTAGTGTCAGACTCCACAGGGTTTCTGATGTGTTGACCTATAATCTGTGCCTGGCACTGATAATCTCTGCATTGACCTCAAGATGAGAATTTCAAGAACCTTCCTTGAATGcttttttctacattttcttttcagaggaATTTATTGCAGGATTTGTTCAGTTCAGAGTGTTTAATAATGAGGGAACAGCAAATGCCTTGTGTCCTGGCATGAGGGTCAGTGGATGTAATACTGAAATTGTGAGtcactttttaataatttttttatttttatttaatatatatacctCTGTGATTGAGtttaggtatgtgcatgtgagtaaaTGAAACCTAGGATGACAGAAGTAGGTGCTAGatttcctggaaatggagttacatgGGTTTTGACATGCCTGACATTGGtgcttgggaactgaacttggatccttctgcaaaagcaacaagtgttctgaactgctgagccatttctctaactCCAAACTCATGAGTCTTATTAGGGACCACGGGGGCCTGTGGTTAGACTGAGTTTTTCAGTGTGTGTTGAGCATGGGAGACTGTCATGgtagtgtgagcatgtgtgtgagagtgtgaccTTGTAGCTGGCTTGGTCTCAGGGATCAGAACTTCTGTCTAGATACAAATATCCTGTATGGTTGAAGACCAAAATCATTTTACATCTTCTAATGCACTGTCGCTGTTTGCTTAGTATTTAGGATAAAGCACTCAGTTACTTGGAGTCAGGGTTACACTTATATTCAGAAAGTCTGTGGAAGCCTTTGGAGGCTGAGACTGTCAGAGAGTCCCCAGGGTTTAGCTTTCAGAGTGAAATGATCCTTTCCAAGGTTTGTACA
Coding sequences:
- the LOC114687761 gene encoding intelectin-1a-like translates to MTMTRLGFLFFIILATRSCSAVEEKVDTNRWANPVSSSLLRSCKEIKQEMSGAQDGLYFLRTENGVIYQTFCDMTTAGGGWTLVASVHENNMLGKCTVGDRWSSQQGNRIDYPEGDGNWANYNTFGSAEGATSDDYKNPGYFDIQAENLGIWHVPNKSPLHNWRNSSLLRYRTFSGFLQHLGHNLFGLYQNYPVKYGAGKCWTDNGPVIPVVYDFGDAQNATSYYSPNGQKEFIAGFVQFRVFNNEGTANALCPGMRVSGCNTEIHCIGGGGYFPEGNPVQCGDFSAYDWSGYGTHIESSNSLEITEAAVLLFYR